From Anopheles coluzzii chromosome 3, AcolN3, whole genome shotgun sequence, the proteins below share one genomic window:
- the LOC120957580 gene encoding medium-chain acyl-CoA ligase ACSF2, mitochondrial, which yields MASLRLLAHYQYQRAAWYSRVLQSIRTQSTDATGVAHEKAQSYVHHIGSKPLVYRNVGQHLRLAAERFPNNEAIVSCHEAGARLTYAAVLDKVDRLAAAFHQLGLRQGDRVGIWAPNGTLFYLTNLAAARAGMITVGINPAYQVPELEYALQKVGVKALVAAEGYRQQNYYGMISHIAPELASSKPGELKSKALPELSAVIIDSQKSIPGAIKFSELFELPSEQAISKIEMLQSKVMPDSGVNLQFTSGTTGHPKAALMSHFGFVNNGLHIGNRNEMDQKMHRLCVQVPLFHAFGMVIAIMAALSYGSTLVLPTAGFKAADSLAAIVRERCSIILGTPTMYVDLVRRIVESGAKLDTPEIAVTGGATCSPKLFADIKHTLGVRKVKTVFGLTETTAVIFQSLFEESPEDVQQTVGHVTDHYEAKVIDRDGHIVPFGTAGELCVRGYGTMLGYWGDEKKTKEMIDADRWLRTGDQFMLREDGYGKIVGRLKEVVIRGGENIYPKEVEDYLNTYPKILEVHCIGVPDERTGEELCAFVRLKDPEETIDREEIKRYCEGKLAYYKVPKYVRVLNDLPKTTSGKVQKFKLGQLFAAER from the exons AGTCCTACAATCAATCCGCACCCAATCAACGGACGCCACTGGAGTAGCGCACGAGAAAGCCCAAAGCTACGTCCACCATATCGGCAGCAAACCGCTGGTCTATCGCAATGTCGGCCAACATCTACGCCTGGCCGCGGAACGGTTCCCCAACAATGAAGCGATCGTGTCCTGCCATGAAGCCGGCGCCAGGCTCACGTACGCTGCCGTCCTAGACAAG GTAGATCGGCTGGCCGCCGCCTTCCATCAGCTCGGTCTGCGGCAGGGCGATCGCGTCGGTATCTGGGCGCCGAATGGGACACTCTTCTACCTCACCaatctggcggcggcgcgtGCCGGCATGATCACG GTTGGCATCAACCCAGCCTACCAAGTGCCGGAGCTGGAGTACGCACTGCAAAAGGTCGGTGTGAAGGCGCTCGTTGCTGCGGAAGGCTACCGGCAGCAGAACTACTACGGCATGATCTCCCACATTGCACCGGAACTGGCCTCCTCCAAGCCGGGAGAGTTAAAGAGCAAAGCACTACCCGAACTGTCCGCCGTTATCATTGACAGCCAGAAGAGTATACC TGGTGCCATTAAATTCAGCGAACTATTTGAACTACCCTCGGAGCAGGCCATCAGCAAGATTGAGATGCTGCAGTCCAAGGTCATGCCGGACAGTGGCGTCAATCTGCAGTTCACGTCCGGCACAACGGGCCACCCGAAGGCGGCCCTCATGTCCCACTTTGGGTTCGTCAACAATGGCCTACACATTGGCAACAGGAACGAGATGGATCAGAAGATGCATCGCCTCTGTGTACAGGTTCCCCTCTTCCATGCGTTCGGAATGGTCATCGCAATCATGGCGGCCCTTTCATACGGCTCGACCCTCGTACTGCCAACTGCCGGGTTTAAGGCGGCCGATTCCTTGGCTGCCATTGTACGGGAAAG ATGCTCCATCATTCTTGGTACACCGACCATGTACGTGGACCTGGTGCGGCGGATCGTCGAGAGTGGAGCCAAGCTCGACACGCCCGAAATTGCCGTCACCGGTGGGGCCACCTGTTCGCCCAAGCTGTTCGCTGACATCAAGCACACGCTGGGCGTGCGGAAGGTAAAGACCGTGTTCGGCTTGACGGAAACGACGGCCGTCATCTTCCAATCCCTGTTTGAGGAAAGCCCCGAGGATGTGCAGCAAACGGTCGGCCACGTGACGGACCATTACGAGGCGAAGGTGATCGATCGGGACGGGCATATCGTACCGTTCGGGACGGCCGGCGAGCTGTGCGTGAGGGGCTACGGTACGATGCTTGGCTATTGGGGTGACGAGAAAAAGACGAAGGAAATGATCGACGCGGATCGGTGGTTGCGCACGGGCGATCAGTTTATGCTGCGCGAGGATGGTTACGGGAAGATTGTGGGCCGGCTAAAGGAGGTCGTTATACGCGGTGGTGAAAACATCTACCCGAAGGAGGTGGAAGACTATCTGAACACCTATCCGAAGATACTGGAGGTGCACTGTATCGGTGTGCCGGACGAGCGTACGGGCGAGGAGCTGTGTGCGTTCGTGCGGCTGAAGGATCCGGAGGAGACGATCGATCGGGAGGAGATTAAGCGGTACTGCGAGGGCAAGCTGGCGTACTACAAGGTGCCCAAGTACGTGCGGGTGCTGAACGATCTGCCCAAGACGACGTCCGGGAAGGTGCAAAAGTTTAAGCTGGGGCAACTGTTCGCCGCGGAACGGTAA
- the LOC120957581 gene encoding CLIP domain-containing serine protease B15-like, whose protein sequence is MATVRGVLFAALLTAVHSVLGQGCGERKVDYAKLILGGEDAISGQWPWHAAIFHRIERSFMYQCGGAIINQNTILTAAHCVQLNQGVITVDRLSVQVGRTYLYAAESHTQEHQAERIIVHEEYSAAQVRNDIALIKLATDIRFTEYVQPVCLWDRARTDIGQLIGRVGTVVGFGITEIGEVADRLRVAYMPIVDTQTCLESNRNLFGRVLTRNVFCAGFRNGTTVCGGDSGGGMYFEIENRWYIRGIVSFSGQNCQSADFAGFSDVATYLDWINRYTSGTQSNPYSAAVINKQQLLALDVCGANSYPGTPEDGKPVFQGYPWLGVIEYVQSATGQRRVLCQATLITRRYVLTAAQCVSLSSNANQILGVRLGEYDTVTNPDCAFVQGRQECQPPVQAVGIEEIIVHPGFNNPAFANDLALIRLQQEANINQDNIKPICLPFSTALKSHKPSYYIRTGWLARSTSTTLYRSFPSSIESVGCQDAYNDQDVPLEKTYGQICIRRDNPSAGVCTFNMAATPLQSVQVVGPSERYVLYGLLSFGPKQCLETYPDVYTAVAPYVDWIVSSLRP, encoded by the exons ATGGCGACTGTTCGTGGTGTGCTGTTTGCTGCGTTGTTGACAGCAGTGCATTCCGTGCTGGGCCAGGGGTGCGGCGAGCGTAAGGTCGACTACGCGAAGCTTATTCTCGGTGGTGAGGATGCGATTTCCGGTCAGTGGCCATGGCACGCGGCCATCTTCCATCGAATCGAGCGCTCGTTCATGTATCAGTGCGGTGGTGCCATCATCAATCAGAACACAATCTTAACAG CTGCTCACTGTGTGCAGCTGAATCAGGGCGTCATTACGGTGGACCGGCTGTCGGTGCAGGTTGGCCGGACGTACCTGTACGCGGCGGAAAGCCACACCCAGGAGCATCAGGCCGAGCGGATCATCGTGCACGAGGAGTACAGTGCGGCGCAGGTGCGGAACGACATTGCGCTGATCAAGCTGGCGACGGACATTCGGTTTACGGAGTACGTGCAGCCGGTTTGCCTGTGGGACCGGGCCCGGACGGACATTGGGCAGCTGATCGGGCGCGTCGGTACGGTGGTTGGGTTTGGCATTACGGAGATCGGCGAGGTGGCGGATCGGTTGCGCGTGGCGTACATGCCGATCGTCGATACACAAACGTGCCTGGAGAGCAATCGGAATCTGTTCGGGCGTGTGCTGACGCGGAACGTGTTCTGTGCCGGGTTTCGCAATG GAACGACGGTCTGTGGAGGTGACAGTGGCGGCGGCATGTACTTTGAGATCGAGAATCGCTGGTACATCCGGGGGATCGTGTCGTTTAGTGGGCAAAACTGTCAGTCGGCCGACTTTGCCGGGTTTAGCGATGTGGCCACGTACCTCGATTGGATCAATCGGTACACGAGCGGCACGCAGAGTAATCCGTACTCGGCGGCGGTCATcaacaagcagcagctgctggcgCTCGATGTGTGCGGTGCGAACAGCTACCCGGGCACGCCGGAAGATGGGAAACCAGTTTTTCAAGGCTACCCGTGGCTGGGTGTGATCGAGTACGTGCAGAGTGCTACCGGGCAGCGGCGGGTGCTGTGCCAGGCGACGCTCATCACGCGCCGTTACGTGCTGACggcggcacagtgtgtgtcGCTCTCGTCGAATGCGAATCAAAT TCTCGGCGTACGCTTGGGAGAGTATGATACGGTAACGAATCCGGACTGTGCGTTCGTCCAGGGCAGGCAAGAGTGTCAGCCACCGGTGCAAGCGGTCGGGATTGAAGAGATAATCGTCCATCCCGGCTTCAACAATCCAGCGTTTGCGAACGATCTGGCACTGATCCGGCTGCAGCAGGAAGCGAACATTAATCAAG ACAACATCAAACCGATCTGTCTACCGTTCTCGACCGCCCTGAAGTCGCACAAACCCTCCTACTACATCCGCACCGGGTGGCTGGCCCGCAGCACCAGTACCACCCTGTACCGGAGCTTCCCGAGCTCGATCGAATCGGTCGGCTGCCAGGACGCGTACAACGACCAGGACGTGCCGCTGGAGAAAACGTACGGCCAGATCTGCATCCGCCGGGACAATCCATCGGCCGGCGTTTGCACGTTCAACATGGCCGCCACACCGCTCCAATCGGTACAGGTCGTGGGCCCGAGCGAGCGGTACGTCCTGTACGGATTGCTCTCCTTCGGCCCGAAACAGTGTCTCGAGACGTACCCGGACGTGTACACGGCGGTGGCACCGTACGTCGATTGGATTGTCTCGAGCCTGAGACCGTAG